TGGATTGGCAATCCGCAGTTGGCATTATATACAATTGCTGTTGTAATTGCATGGCAATTTATTCCTTTTCATACGTTGTTGTACCAGGCAGGGACACGTCAGATTCCGGATGCAATTTATGAAGCTGCTGAAATAGATGGGGCGACTGGCATAAAGAAATTTTTCCACATTACGTTACCGCAGTTAAAATACACGATTACAACGTCCTCCCTATTGATGTTAACAGGGTCGTTAACGTACTTTGATCTGGTTTATGTAATGACAGGCGGAGGTCCGGGGAACGCTACGATGATTTTACCGATGTATATGTATAAGACTGCTTTTATGGACCAACGGATGGGCTATGGAAGTGTCTTGGCGATCATACTTGCAGTGATTGGCATTCTATTATCGTTAGTCATGTTAAAGATCACCGGTTTCAATAAAATGGAAAGTCAAATGGAAGGAGTGTGATTGGTTTGTTGTCAACTGCGGCTAAACCCGTTGTTCATTTTAAACAAAAAAAAATACGAAAACGATCAAGATTGAATCCACTTCTCCCTTTGTTTGGTTTGCTGTGGCTGCTTTTCTCCTTTTATCCGGTATTTTATATGTTGATAACCAGTTTGCGTTCACAAGCCGGATTCTTGCTTGGGGTACCATGGTTGCCATCGGCGCATCCTACCTTTGAAAACTATTTGACCGTATTGCAAAACGATTTTCAAAAATACTTTCTAAATAGCGTCATTGTCTCAGTGGTTACCGTTTTTTTGATCGTTTTCGTTTCCGTTTCTTCTGCATACGTAATTGTCCGCACGAAAACAAAAACGGTTCGCTTTATTTTTAACGTGTTTCTTGTTGGGCTAGCGATTCCCATTCAAGCTGCGATTATACCTATTTATGTTTTAATAGGAAAACTTGGCGTATACAATACGTTACTTGGATTGATTTTGCCTTCCGTGGCGTTTGGTATTCCGCTGACTGTTTTAATTCTTGTCAACTTTATTCGTGATATTCCGAATGAGTTGTATGAATCCATGGCACTTGAAGGCATTACGGATTTTGGAATGTTGAAAAGCCTGGTAATACCATTGACGAAACCTGCTTTGATGTCTGTTGCAATCTATAACTTTGTACAGGTCTGGAATAATTTTCTCTTTCCGCTGGTTTTAACACAAACGCCGGATGTGCGAGTAATGCCTCTGGCCGTTGTCAGTTATCAAGGAGAATTTACAATTAACGTGCCTGTTCTTTTGGCTGCAGTGGTATTGTCTGCACTCCCGCTAATTTTAGCATATGTATTTGGCAGACGTTATCTGTTGAAAGGTCTGACGGCAGGTTTTAGCAAATGATTTCAAGGGGTGAATAAAATGGAAGAAATTCGCGTTGGCATGGTGGGATATAAATTTATGGGCAAGGCGCATAGTCACGCCTATCACGACATCCCTCTTTTTTTTCCGGAAGTGCCTCGGCTGGTAAAGCAAGTTCTTTGTGGACGGGACATAAAAGATGTAACACGTGCACAAAAACAATTCGGATGGAATGAGATTGAAACAGACTGGCGGAAGTTAGTGGAGCGGGAAGATGTGGATTTACTCGATGTTTCAGCGCCGAGCAATGTCCATAAAGAAATCGTCTTGGCTGCTGCTGCAAACAAAAAGCATATTTTTTGCGAAAAACCGTTGGCACTTTCATTAAAAGATTCAAAAGAAATGCTAGACAGCGTTACGAAGGCTGGAATCACACACATGGTCGGTTTCAACTATCGCTTTGCACCGGCCGTCAAGCTTGCAAAATCACTCATTGAAAGCGGCAGATTGGGTAAGATCTACCATTTTCGCGGGCTCTTTTTACAAGACTGGATCGTTGATCCAGCTTTCCCATTGGTATGGCGTTTGCAAAAGGAGATAGCCGGATCAGGGTCGCATGGCGATCTGGGAGCACATGTGATTGATATGGCACGCTACCTGGTTGGTGAATTTAGTGAAGTGATTGGTATGAGTACGACATTTATCAAAAAACGCCCAATTGCAGAAGGCATGATCGGGTTATCAGGCAAATGTTCAAATTCCGGGCAATACGGGGAAGTTACCGTTGATGATGCAACTGCGTTTCTTGCAAAATTTGCAAATGGAGCAATCGGAACTTTCGAGGCAACCCGATTTGCTCCAGGTCATCGGTGCACCAATTTCTTTGAAATTAACGGCAGTCTCGGCAGTGTTCGTTTTGATTTCGAACGCATGAATGAATTGGAGGTTTATTTTATTTCAGATGCTGCTGATGTGCAAGGATTCCGACGTGTATTGGCGACAGATGCTGCACATGCATACAGCGGACACTGGTGGCCTGCCGGGCACACAATCGGTTATGAACATACAATGGTACACGAAATTGTGGAATTGCTTGAGGCAATCGGCGAAGGACGCCAACCGATTCCGAACTTTTATGATGGTGTCAAGTGTCAAGAAGTATTGGAAGCCGTTGAGATATCCGTTGCAGAACGTCAATGGGTGAAAATCGAACACGAAGAAAATCAGGAATGAAAAGGTGGAGAGTACCTGCTTAAACATTTATTTTTAAAAGAAAGAGTTGGTGAAATCAGGTGGGCGCAAATAAAAAACAGGCCTTGGTCGTGCAGGGCGGTTGGGAAGGACATCAACCGAAAGAAGTTTCTGAAATTTTGGCCGGTTTATTGCAAGAGGAGAATTTTCAAACAGAAATTTTTGATACACTTGATTGTTTTTTGGACGCTGATCGTTTGCAACAAACCGATCTGATTGTACCAATCTGGACGATGGGCACGATAGCGAAGGAACAACTTGCGCCGTTGCTGGCAGCTGTAAAAAATGGAACAGGGATTGCCGGATTGCACGGAGGAATGGCTGACGCTTTCCGGAATGAAACCGAGTATCAGTATATGGTTGGCGGACAATGGGTCGCACATCCGGGCGGGGACGGTGTTACATACGAGGTACAAGTGGAGAAAAAGAATCACCCGTTGATGCAAGGAATTGAGGATTTTACTGTAAGCACTGAAAAGTACTATATGCATATTGACCCGGTCATTGATGTTCTGGCAACAACAGACTTTGATGGAGTCAAGATGCCGGTCGTATGGACCAAACATTATGGTTCCGGGAAAGTATTCTACTGTTCCCTTGGGCACCAGGCGAACATTGTCCGAATGCCTCAAGTATTGGCAATCATGCGGCGCGGGATGGTATGGGCGGCGCGTTAGTCTCGACTCAGGATAAAGGGGTTTTCGATGTGAAGCGAATGAAAGTTGGAATCATTGGTTGCGGCAATATCAGTACGATATATTTGAAAAACTGCAAACAATTCTCGGTGCTGGATGTGGTCGCATGTGCAGATATTGATTTGGACCGCGCCAGGGCAAAAGCAGATGAGTTTGGTTTGCAAAAACCATATACAGTTGAACAAATTTTAGCGGATCCAGAAATTGAAATCATTATAAACTTGACGATTCCACAAGTACATGCAGAAGTTTCCTTGGCAGTACTTGAAGCCGGCAAACATGTATATGTAGAAAAACCACTGGCTGTTGCTTTGGAAGATGGCCGAAACGTATTGGAATTGGCAAAGAGGAAGGGATTGCGGGTCGGTTCCGCTCCGGATACCGTGCTCGGCGGAGGAATACAAACATGCCGCAAACTGATTGATGAAGGATGGATTGGCAAGCCTGTTGCAGCAACAGCGTTTATGACCAATCACGGGCATGAGCGTTGGCATCCGGATCCTGAATTTTTCTATCAGGTTGGTGGCGGGCCGATGTTTGATATGGGACCCTATTATCTTTCAACACTTGTCAATCTCATTGGTCCGGCAACACGTGTAACCGGATCCGCACAAATTACGTTTCCGGAACGAACCATCACAAGTGAAAAGAAATTTGGGCAGAAAATCCCGGTTGAAGTTCCCACACATGTGGCAGGGGTGATTGATTTTGCTGATGGTGCAGTGGGGACGATTATTACAAGTTTTGACATATGGCATGCAGAGTTGCCGAGAATTGAGGTTTATGGTACCGAAGGGACATTGAGCGTACCTGATCCCAATACGTTCGGCGGTCCTGTTCGAATTCGCCGGCAAGGGGCGGGACAGTTTGATGAAATACCACTTACACATGAGTTTACGGAAAACAGTCGGGGGCTTGGGGTTGCCGATTTGGCTTTTGCGATTCTAAATCAACGTCCGCATCGTGCAAGCGGCGAATTGGCATACCATGTACTTGAAATGATGCATGGATTCCACATCGCCTCAAAAGCCGGGAGCCATTATAAACTCGCCAGTACGTGTGACCGTCCGGCACCGTTGCCGATTGGTTTTTCCAAGCACACAATTTCAACAACAGGTTTGCACGAATGAGAGCAAAAGAAAGCAAAATCGAATGTGAAGAAAAGGAGAGTCTAGAGCCTATGTCAGATGTATATTTGGATTCTGGCCAACCGATCGAAAAAAGAGTCGAGGATTTGCTTGCGCGAATGACTGTTGACGAGAAAATCGCACAGTTAAGCGGAATTTGGGTATATGAACTATTACATGATATGACTTTTTCATCTGATAAAGCGGATTTCCTAATGAAATACGGGATTGGCCAAATTACCCGGATTGGCGGGGCGAGTAGTTTAGATCCGCAGGAAACGGCCAAATTGGCTAACCAAATACAAAAATACTTAATGGAACATACAAGACTTGGAATACCTGCATTGGTACATGAGGAAGCTTGCAGTGGATATATGGCAAAAGGGGCAACCTGTTTTCCGCAAACGATAGGAGTTGCAAGTACCTGGAACCCTGACATTGTCGAAAAAATGGGATCTGTGATTCGCGAGCAAATGAAATCGGTGGGCGCCCGTCAGGCACTTGCTCCGCTTCTTGATGTGACAAGGGATGCAAGATGGGGAAGAGTTGAGGAAACGTTTGGGGAAGATCCTTATTTGGTCAGCAGCATGGGAGTCTCTTATATTCGCGGATTGCAAACAGAGAATGTAAAAAATGGCGTGATTGCAACAGGCAAGCATTTTGTCGGATACGGAAATTCTGAAGGCGGCATGAACTGGGCACCTGCCCATATCCCGACACGTGAACTCTATGAAGTTTTCCTATATCCGTTTGAAGCCGCCGTGAAAGAAGCAAATCTTGGATCTATTATGCCGGCATATCACGAGCTTGATGGAGTCCCATGCCATAAATCGAAACAGCTTTTGCGGGATATTTTACGCAAAAAATGGGGATTTGACGGAATTGTAGTATCGGATTACTTTGCTATCCATATGCTTTATGATTATCACCATTTGGCGAAGAATAAGAAGGAAGCAGCCAAATTCGCGTTAGATGCCGGTGTTGATATTGAATTGCCCAGTACGGATTGTTATGGTTTACCCATAAAAGAAATGATCGAACAAGGCACGATTGGCATGGATCTGATCGACGATACGGTACGTCGAATTTTACGGGCCAAATTTTCGCTGGGACTATTTGAAAATCCATATGTTGATGAAGGCCATACCGTTGAAGTGTTCGATACATCGGAGCAACGGCAATTGGCTCACAAAATTGCACAAGAATCTATCATTCTCTTAAAAAATGAAAAGAAAGTATTGCCTTTAAAGAAAGAGCTTCGATCGATTGCCGTGATCGGCCCAAATGCGGATCGTGTTCGGAATTTGATTGGCGATTACGCATATCCCTGTCATATCGAAACATTAATTGAGATGCGTGACAGCGGCAATGTTTTCAACACACCACTACCAGAACGTTTGGATCTTACCGATAATTTTGTACCCATTATAAGTATTCTTGAAGGGATTCAAGAGAAAGTTGCAGCGGACACAAAAGTCCTGTTTGCGCAAGGGTGTAACGTAACCGGCGATGATGTTGAAGGCATTTCAGAAGCTGTTGAAATTGCAAAACAAGCGGATATCGCGATTGTAGTCGTAGGTGATAAAGCGGGATTAACGGATAGTTGTACGACTGGGGAATCCAGAGATCGCGCCGACCTGAACTTGCCGGGTGTTCAGGAACAATTGGTGAAGTCAGTCTATGAAACCGGGACTCCGGTAGTAGTTGTGCTCGTAAACGGAAGACCTTTATCGATGAATTGGATGGCAGAAAACGTGCCTGCCATTCTCGAAGCATGGCTGCCCGGTGAAGAAGGAGCTAGAGCAGTAGCTGATATCCTGTTTGGAGATTACAATCCGGGGGGAAAACTACCGATTTCGGTACCGCGTTCCGTTGGCCAGATACCTGTATATTATTATCACAAACCATCCGGAGGCCGCTCCCACTGGAAAGGTGATTATGTTGAAATGAGTACGAAACCGTTGTATCCATTCGGGTTCGGATTAAGCTATACAGAATTCTCCTATGCGAATCTCCGTATTTCAAACCGACAAGTGCCGACACAAGGAACCGTCGAGATTTCCCTCGATATACAAAATATTGGTGATCGTCCGGGAGACGAAGTCGTTCAGCTTTACATCCATGACGAATTGGCGAGTATCACAAGGCCTGTCAAACAGCTCAAAGGATTTCAACGCATCACATTGAACGCCGGAGAGACAAAAACGATCACATTCCAATTGAATGTGGAGCAACTCGGGTTTTACAACGAAGATCTGCAATATGTAATCGAGTCCGGTCGCATAAACGTACTGATTGGCAGCTCGTCTGAAGATATCCGGTTGACAGGTTCGTTTGAAATCGCAGGGAAGACGGAAGAGATAAGCAATCGATATTTTATTACCAAAGTTCGGGTGCAAAAGGGACAAAGTGTACAGGAGGCGATCAAATGAGTTTTTTTCCGAATGTAAAAAGAATTCAATATGAAGGTTCAAAATCAAAAAATCCATTGGCGTTCAAATATTATAACCCGGATGAATTGGTTGCAGGCAAACGAATGGAAGACCATCTGCGGTTCTCGGTTGCATTCTGGCATACATTTACATTCAGCGGTACGGATCCTTTTGGTGCAGCGACTATGCAAAGACCATGGAATGATTTGTCCGGTCTGGAATTAGCCAAAACGCGAGTGGAAGCCGCGTTTGAATTCTTTGAAAAACTTGGTGTTCTCTATTTTGCGTTTCATGATCGCGATATTGCTCCGGAGGGAGATACGTTAAGGGAAACCAACAAAAATTTGGACATCATTGTTGCACAAATGAAAGATTATATGAAAATGAGCGAAACAAAACTATTATGGAATACTGCCAATATGTTTACACATCCCCGTTTTCTGCATGGTGCCGCTACCAGTTGCAATGCCGGAGTTTTTGCCTATGCAGCGGCGCAAGTAAAGAAGGGGCTGGAGGTTGCCAAGGAATTGGGCGCGGAAAATTACGTGTTTTGGGGCGGCCGGGAAGGATATGAAACACTCCTGAATACGAATATGAAATTGGAGCAAGACAACCTTGCGCGTTTCTTCCATATGGCGCTTGACTATGCAAAAGAAATCGGATTTACCGGTCAGTTTTTGATTGAGCCAAAGCCCAAGGAACCAACCA
Above is a window of Fodinisporobacter ferrooxydans DNA encoding:
- a CDS encoding carbohydrate ABC transporter permease, yielding MKEQLNWQRIVMITPAIAFFIIFALGPMVMAGYFSFLDWNGVAVPKFTGFSNWINVFTDKFAGMSMLLTLKMMILTWVIQTPISLLLGVFLAGKQRYRSILGVFYFFPLLFSSAAIGITWSYILNPNFGLVNSLFHALGLSSLAKDWIGNPQLALYTIAVVIAWQFIPFHTLLYQAGTRQIPDAIYEAAEIDGATGIKKFFHITLPQLKYTITTSSLLMLTGSLTYFDLVYVMTGGGPGNATMILPMYMYKTAFMDQRMGYGSVLAIILAVIGILLSLVMLKITGFNKMESQMEGV
- a CDS encoding carbohydrate ABC transporter permease encodes the protein MLSTAAKPVVHFKQKKIRKRSRLNPLLPLFGLLWLLFSFYPVFYMLITSLRSQAGFLLGVPWLPSAHPTFENYLTVLQNDFQKYFLNSVIVSVVTVFLIVFVSVSSAYVIVRTKTKTVRFIFNVFLVGLAIPIQAAIIPIYVLIGKLGVYNTLLGLILPSVAFGIPLTVLILVNFIRDIPNELYESMALEGITDFGMLKSLVIPLTKPALMSVAIYNFVQVWNNFLFPLVLTQTPDVRVMPLAVVSYQGEFTINVPVLLAAVVLSALPLILAYVFGRRYLLKGLTAGFSK
- a CDS encoding Gfo/Idh/MocA family protein; this translates as MEEIRVGMVGYKFMGKAHSHAYHDIPLFFPEVPRLVKQVLCGRDIKDVTRAQKQFGWNEIETDWRKLVEREDVDLLDVSAPSNVHKEIVLAAAANKKHIFCEKPLALSLKDSKEMLDSVTKAGITHMVGFNYRFAPAVKLAKSLIESGRLGKIYHFRGLFLQDWIVDPAFPLVWRLQKEIAGSGSHGDLGAHVIDMARYLVGEFSEVIGMSTTFIKKRPIAEGMIGLSGKCSNSGQYGEVTVDDATAFLAKFANGAIGTFEATRFAPGHRCTNFFEINGSLGSVRFDFERMNELEVYFISDAADVQGFRRVLATDAAHAYSGHWWPAGHTIGYEHTMVHEIVELLEAIGEGRQPIPNFYDGVKCQEVLEAVEISVAERQWVKIEHEENQE
- a CDS encoding ThuA domain-containing protein, producing the protein MGANKKQALVVQGGWEGHQPKEVSEILAGLLQEENFQTEIFDTLDCFLDADRLQQTDLIVPIWTMGTIAKEQLAPLLAAVKNGTGIAGLHGGMADAFRNETEYQYMVGGQWVAHPGGDGVTYEVQVEKKNHPLMQGIEDFTVSTEKYYMHIDPVIDVLATTDFDGVKMPVVWTKHYGSGKVFYCSLGHQANIVRMPQVLAIMRRGMVWAAR
- a CDS encoding Gfo/Idh/MocA family protein, giving the protein MKRMKVGIIGCGNISTIYLKNCKQFSVLDVVACADIDLDRARAKADEFGLQKPYTVEQILADPEIEIIINLTIPQVHAEVSLAVLEAGKHVYVEKPLAVALEDGRNVLELAKRKGLRVGSAPDTVLGGGIQTCRKLIDEGWIGKPVAATAFMTNHGHERWHPDPEFFYQVGGGPMFDMGPYYLSTLVNLIGPATRVTGSAQITFPERTITSEKKFGQKIPVEVPTHVAGVIDFADGAVGTIITSFDIWHAELPRIEVYGTEGTLSVPDPNTFGGPVRIRRQGAGQFDEIPLTHEFTENSRGLGVADLAFAILNQRPHRASGELAYHVLEMMHGFHIASKAGSHYKLASTCDRPAPLPIGFSKHTISTTGLHE
- a CDS encoding glycoside hydrolase family 3 N-terminal domain-containing protein gives rise to the protein MSDVYLDSGQPIEKRVEDLLARMTVDEKIAQLSGIWVYELLHDMTFSSDKADFLMKYGIGQITRIGGASSLDPQETAKLANQIQKYLMEHTRLGIPALVHEEACSGYMAKGATCFPQTIGVASTWNPDIVEKMGSVIREQMKSVGARQALAPLLDVTRDARWGRVEETFGEDPYLVSSMGVSYIRGLQTENVKNGVIATGKHFVGYGNSEGGMNWAPAHIPTRELYEVFLYPFEAAVKEANLGSIMPAYHELDGVPCHKSKQLLRDILRKKWGFDGIVVSDYFAIHMLYDYHHLAKNKKEAAKFALDAGVDIELPSTDCYGLPIKEMIEQGTIGMDLIDDTVRRILRAKFSLGLFENPYVDEGHTVEVFDTSEQRQLAHKIAQESIILLKNEKKVLPLKKELRSIAVIGPNADRVRNLIGDYAYPCHIETLIEMRDSGNVFNTPLPERLDLTDNFVPIISILEGIQEKVAADTKVLFAQGCNVTGDDVEGISEAVEIAKQADIAIVVVGDKAGLTDSCTTGESRDRADLNLPGVQEQLVKSVYETGTPVVVVLVNGRPLSMNWMAENVPAILEAWLPGEEGARAVADILFGDYNPGGKLPISVPRSVGQIPVYYYHKPSGGRSHWKGDYVEMSTKPLYPFGFGLSYTEFSYANLRISNRQVPTQGTVEISLDIQNIGDRPGDEVVQLYIHDELASITRPVKQLKGFQRITLNAGETKTITFQLNVEQLGFYNEDLQYVIESGRINVLIGSSSEDIRLTGSFEIAGKTEEISNRYFITKVRVQKGQSVQEAIK
- the xylA gene encoding xylose isomerase: MSFFPNVKRIQYEGSKSKNPLAFKYYNPDELVAGKRMEDHLRFSVAFWHTFTFSGTDPFGAATMQRPWNDLSGLELAKTRVEAAFEFFEKLGVLYFAFHDRDIAPEGDTLRETNKNLDIIVAQMKDYMKMSETKLLWNTANMFTHPRFLHGAATSCNAGVFAYAAAQVKKGLEVAKELGAENYVFWGGREGYETLLNTNMKLEQDNLARFFHMALDYAKEIGFTGQFLIEPKPKEPTKHQYDFDAATTIAFLQTYGLKDHFKLNIEANHATLAGHTFQHELRVSRMHGMLGSVDANQGDLLLGWDTDEFPTDLYETTLAMYEILQNGGLGNGGLNFDARPRRSSFDTDDLFYSHIAGMDSFAKGLKVAGKLLADGVFETFINNRYRSYESGIGLDIVSGRANFHMLEEYALNNEIKNESGRLEMLRSVLNQYISQE